The following proteins are encoded in a genomic region of Burkholderia pyrrocinia:
- the cmk gene encoding (d)CMP kinase, protein MKSTRPFHPTPVITIDGPTASGKGTVAALVAAHLGFHLLDSGALYRLAALASVRYGIAAEDIDALVKLIDDLHITFREGCAQLDGVDVSNDIRAEAVGNRASAIAVHGPVRTALVARQRAFRKTPGLVADGRDMGTVIFPDAVLKVFLTASAEARATRRHKQLMQKGFSANIDDLLRDLRERDARDSNRAAAPLKPAADARLLDTSALSVDEAVDQVLQWYRALGQPA, encoded by the coding sequence CCCGACTCCCGTCATCACGATCGACGGCCCGACCGCTTCCGGCAAGGGCACCGTCGCGGCGCTCGTCGCGGCGCACCTCGGCTTCCACCTGCTCGACAGCGGCGCGCTGTACCGCCTTGCGGCGCTCGCCAGCGTGCGTTACGGCATCGCAGCGGAGGACATCGACGCGCTCGTGAAGCTGATCGACGATCTCCATATCACGTTCCGCGAAGGCTGCGCGCAGCTCGACGGCGTCGATGTATCGAACGACATTCGCGCCGAAGCGGTCGGCAACCGCGCGTCCGCCATTGCCGTTCACGGGCCCGTGCGCACCGCGCTCGTCGCGCGCCAGCGTGCGTTCCGCAAGACGCCGGGCCTCGTTGCCGACGGGCGCGACATGGGCACGGTGATCTTCCCGGACGCGGTGCTGAAGGTGTTCCTGACGGCCAGCGCCGAGGCACGCGCGACCAGACGGCATAAGCAATTGATGCAAAAAGGTTTTTCTGCTAATATAGATGACTTGCTCCGGGATCTTCGTGAACGTGATGCGCGCGACAGCAATCGCGCGGCCGCGCCGCTGAAGCCCGCGGCAGATGCCAGGCTGCTCGATACGTCGGCACTTTCGGTTGATGAAGCAGTCGACCAGGTGCTGCAGTGGTACCGGGCGCTCGGCCAGCCCGCCTGA